From the Quercus lobata isolate SW786 chromosome 6, ValleyOak3.0 Primary Assembly, whole genome shotgun sequence genome, one window contains:
- the LOC115994331 gene encoding kinesin-like protein KIN-14E, with protein MTIDMQPSPTMSLSQNQNVGTSRSSFSSSNGNDDTPLHNSASAAVSYGYGDDYDSDSSNFAPPTPTTLSMAIPEELAGAIPLINRFQVEGFLRLMQKQIQSAGKRGFFSKKSVGLQVREKFTFEDMLCFQKDPIPTSLLKINSDLVSRATKLFQIILKYMGVDSSDRVTPTNLDERIELVGKLYKHTLKRSELRDELFVQISKQTRNTPDRQYLVKAWELMYLCASSMPPSKDIGGYLSEYVHNVAHGVNVDSEVRVLALNTLNALKRAVKAGPRHTIPGREEIEALLTSRKLTTIVFFLDETFEEITYDMATTVADAVEELAGIIKLSAYSSFSLFECRKVVAGSKSPDPGNEEYIGLDDNKYIGDLLAEFKAAKDRSKGEILHCKLTFKKRLFRESDEAVTDPMFVQLSYVQLQHDYILGNYPVGRDDAAQLSALQILVEIGFVDTPESCTDWNSLLERFLPRQIAITRAKREWELDILSRYRSMEHLTKDDARQQFLRILRTLPYGNSVFFSVRKIDDPIGLLPGRIILGINKRGVHFFRPVPKEYLHSAELRDIMQFGSSNTAVFFKMRVAGVLHIFQFETKQGEEICVALQTHINDVMLRRYSKARSTASSSINGDIPNNLKPPTEEVHEKRVQELSKALEESQRNANELLQELQEKQKQKVSMQEELEELNESLRSDKQNLAKVTSDRDRLQSWCDEKDKALQAALLEKRSMEVRLAKLGNLMIENNTKKDVIGADSKLLQKLQDELKLHSEQLHAAEENIKKLENEKLSLEQRISELEKTKADEMDFLEKNFEQERKALKFRVLELEKKLEGITQELAVVESTLEIRNSDLASLQHNLKELEELREMKEDIDRKNEQTAAILKMQGAQLAELEVLYKEEQVLRKRYFNTIEDMKGKIRVFCRLRPLNEKEIGEKGKYALTWLDEFTVEHPWKDDKPKQHIYDRVFDGNATQEDVFEDTKYLVQSSVDGYNVCIFAYGQTGSGKTFTIYGSENNPGLTPRAIAELFKIIKRDGKKFSFSLKAYMVELYQDTLVDLLLPKSAKRLRLEIKKDSKGMVSVENVTVVSISTFDELKNIIQKGSEQRHTSGTQMNDESSRSHLILSIVIESTNLQTQSVARGKLSFVDLAGSERVKKSGSSGYQLKEAQSINKSLSALGDVISALASGGQHIPYRNHKLTMLMSDSLGGNAKTLMFVNVSPAESNLDETYNSLMYASRVRSIVNDPSKNVSSKEVARLKKLVAYWKEQAGRKGDDEDFEEIQEERPVRDRPDGRHSM; from the exons ATGACGATTGATATGCAACCAAGTCCAACAATGTCATTGTCCCAAAATCAAAATGTGGGAACAAGTAGGTCTTCCTTCAGCTCTAGCAATGGCAATGACGATACTCCTTTGCACAATTCTGCTTCTGCTGCTGTCTCCTATGGCTATGGGGATGACTATGACAGTGATAGTTCTAATTTTGCACCCCC CACACCAACAACCCTTTCAATGGCTATTCCAGAAGAACTTGCTGGTGCTATACCCTTGATTAATCGATTCCAG GTGGAGGGATTTTTAAGGTTGATGCAGAAACAGATTCAGTCTGCTGGAAAACGTGggtttttctctaaaaaatctGTAGGCCTTCAAGTTCGTGAAAAATTCACCTTTGAGGATATGCTTTGTTTCCAAAAG GATCCAATACCAACTTCATTACTTAAAATCAATAGTGACCTAGTAAGCCGAGCAACAAAACTTTTCCAGATAATTTTGAAGTACATGGGAGTTGATTCATCTGATCGAGTTACTCCAACAAATTTAGATGAACGGATTGAGCTTGTTGGAAAATTATACAAGCATACTTTGAAGCGTTCAGAGCTCCGAGATGAACTTTTTGTTCAGATATCAAAACAAACAAGGAATACTCCTGATAG GCAATACTTGGTCAAAGCATGGGAGTTAATGTATTTGTGTGCATCCTCCATGCCTCCTAGTAAGGACATTGGTGGATATCTATCGGAGTATGTTCATAATGTTGCCCATGGTGTGAATGTGGATTCTGAGGTTCGAGTCCTTGCATTAAATACGTTAAATGCTTTGAAGCGAGCTGTTAAAGCTGGTCCCAGGCATACAATACCTGGGCGCGAGGAAATTGAAGCTCTTTTAACCAGTCGAAAACTTACAACTATAGTATTTTTCTTAGATGAAACTTTCGAAGAAATCACATATGACATGGCAACCACAGTGGCCGATGCTGTAGAG GAACTTGCAGGGATAATTAAATTGTCAGCATACTCTAGCTTTAGTCTGTTTGAATGCCGTAAAGTTGTTGCTGGCTCTAAATCACCTGATCCTGGAAATG AGGAGTATATTGGGTTAGATGACAACAAATATATTGGGGATCTGTTGGCGGAGTTCAAGGCTGCAAAGGATCGAAGTAAAGGAGAAATTTTGCACTGCaaattgacatttaaaaaaaggcTATTCCGAGAGTCAGATGAAGCTGTGACAGATCCAATGTTTGTGCAGCTGTCCTATGTTCAA TTGCAACATGATTATATATTGGGCAATTATCCTGTTGGAAGGGATGATGCTGCGCAGCTGTCTGCATTGCAGATCTTGGTTGAGATTGGATTTGTTGATACCCCTGAATCATGCAC TGATTGGAATTCACTTTTGGAACGATTCCTACCCAGACAAATAGCAATAACACGAGCAAAGAGAGAATGGGAATTGGATATTCTTTCTCGTTATCGTTCTATG GAACATTTGACAAAAGATGATGCAAGACAACAATTTTTGCGAATATTGAGAACACTTCCTTATGGGAATTCAGTTTTCTTTAGTGTTCGTAAGATTGATGACCCTATTGGACTACTGCCGGGACGGATAATTTTAGGCATTAATAAGAGGGGG GTTCATTTTTTTCGTCCAGTTCCAAAGGAATATCTACATTCGGCCGAGTTACGAGACATAATGCAATTTGGAAGCAGTAATACAGCTGTTTTCTTTAAGATGAGAGTTGCTGGCGTTCTTCACATCTTTCAATTCGAAACAAAGCAG GGAGAAGAAATTTGTGTTGCTCTTCAGACGCATATAAATGACGTCATGTTGCGCCGTTACTCTAAAGCCCGATCCACTGCCAGCAGTTCAATAAATGGGGATATTCCTAACAATCTTAAACCTCCTACTGAGGAAGTGCATGAGAAACGCGTTCAAGAATTGTCTAAAGCTCTTGAAGAATCTCAAAGGAATGCAAATGAA TTGCTGCAAGAAttgcaagaaaaacaaaagcaaaaagtgAGCATGCAAGAAGAATTGGAGGAATTGAATGAATCCTTGAGATCTGATAAACAGAACCTAGCAAAAGTTACTTCTGATCGTGACAGACTTCAATCATGGTGTGATGAAAAGGATAAGGCACTTCAG gCTGCGCTGCTGGAGAAAAGGAGCATGGAAGTGAGGTTGGCTAAGTTAGGGAATCTTATGATAGAAAACAATACCAAAAAAGATGTGATAGGAGCCGATTCCAAG TTGTTACAAAAGCTCCAAGATGAGTTAAAGCTTCATAGTGAGCAGTTGCATGCAGcagaagaaaatataaagaagctgGAAAATGAAAAGTTGTCTTTGGAACAAAGGATATCTGAACTTGAAAAGACAAAAGCTGATGAG atggattttcttgaaaaaaactTTGAGCAAGAACGTAAAGCCTTAAAGTTTCGAGTgcttgaacttgaaaagaagCTTGAAGGGATCACACAAGAGTTAGCTGTTGTTGAGTCAACTCTTGAAATCAGGAATTCTGATTTGGCTTCATTACAGCATAATCTAAAGGAATTAGAGGAATTGCGAGAAATGAAAGAG GACATTGATAGAAAGAATGAGCAAACTGCTGCCATTTTGAAGATGCAAGGGGCTCAGCTTGCCGAGTTGGAAGTACTTTATAAGGAGGAACAAGTTTTAAGAAAGCGTTATTTCAATACCATTGAAG ATATGAAGGGCAAGATTAGAGTTTTCTGCCGATTAAGACCTCTTAATGAGAAAGAGATCggtgaaaaaggaaaatatgcACTTACATGGCTTGATGAGTTTACAGTTGAACATCCATGGAAAGACGATAAACCCAAACAACATATATACGATCGTGTCTTTGATGGCAATGCTACCCAAGAAGATGTATTTGAGGATACAAAG TATCTGGTGCAATCTTCTGTAGACGGGTATAATGTGTGCATATTTGCTTACGGTCAAACCGGTTCCGGAAAGACATTTACAATTTATGGATCGGAAAACAATCCTGGACTCACTCCCCGAGCTATTGCAGaactatttaaaattataaagcGCGATGGCAAAAAATTCTCATTTTCATTGAAG GCATATATGGTGGAGTTATATCAAGACACACTAGTGGATCTTCTTTTACCAAAATCTGCAAAACGTTTAAGATTAGAGATTAAGAAAGATTCAAAA GGTATGGTATCAGTAGAAAATGTGACGGTTGTATCAATTTCAACatttgatgaattgaagaacatTATTCAAAAAGGATCTGAACAACGACATACATCAGGAACTCAGATGAACGATGAGAGTTCAAGATCTCATCTAATACTTTCAATTGTTATTGAAAGTACCAACCTTCAAACTCAATCTGTTGCCAGAGGAAAG CTAAGTTTTGTGGATCTTGCTGGTTCAGAAAGAGTGAAGAAATCAGGCTCTTCTGGTTATCAACTTAAGGAAGCTCAAAGCATTAATAAATCACTATCAGCACTAGGTGATGTTATTAGTGCGTTGGCTTCTGGTGGTCAACACATACCTTATAGGAATCACAAGTTAACAATGTTGATGAGTGATTCTCTTGGTGGTAATGCCAAAACACTCATGTTCGTAAATGTATCACCAGCTGAATCAAACTTGGATGAGACATACAATTCTCTCAT GTATGCATCAAGAGTCCGATCAATTGTGAATGATCCAAGCAAAAATGTTTCATCAAAAGAGGTAGCTCGATTGAAAAAGTTAGTGGCATACTGGAAAGAGCAAGCTGGTAGGAAAGGGGATGACGAGGATTTTGAAGAAATTCAAGAAGAACGACCAGTTAGAGATAGGCCAGATGGCCGTCATTCCATGTAA